In a genomic window of Equus caballus isolate H_3958 breed thoroughbred chromosome 9, TB-T2T, whole genome shotgun sequence:
- the ZNF696 gene encoding zinc finger protein 696 isoform X2: MLGEGESHGESVPGLLQGPPRALGLRDLCGIEEAGEKPGDPPRGLAVYEKAAGQNGHGSTVSGSEVTLNAGSAMDGRGSWKGRPYRCSTCDRGFKCYSDVVKHQSIHSGEKPYECSDCGKAFIHSSHVVRHQRIHNGEKPYVCKECGKAFSQSFNLIRHQRIHTGERPYECPECGKSFSQRSDAVKHRRIHTGERLYECSECGKTFIHSSNVVRHQRIHHGENPYECKECGKAFSQSSNLIQHQRVHTGEKPYACQECGRAFSRSSFLSEHRRIHTGEKPYECSECGRAFRALSGFFRHQRIHTGEKPFRCMECGRAFRLSFHLIQHQRVHGPE; this comes from the coding sequence ATGTTAGGAGAAGGGGAAAGCCATGGAGAGAGTGTGCCAGGACTGCTTCAGGGGCCTCCCCGGGCACTGGGGCTTCGGGACCTTTGTGGGATTGAGGAAGCTGGAGAGAAGCCCGGAGATCCCCCTCGGGGACTGGCTGTTTATGAGAAAGCTGCAGGGCAGAACGGCCACGGGAGCACTGTGTCTGGGTCCGAAGTCACCCTGAATGCAGGCtctgcaatggatgggagaggaaGCTGGAAAGGGCGGCCTTATCGATGCAGCACTTGCGACAGGGGCTTCAAATGCTATTCGGATGTGGTGAAGCATCAGAGCATTCACTCTGGGGAGAAACCCTACGAATGCAGCGactgtgggaaagcttttatcCACAGCTCACATGTCGTCAGGCACCAGCGAATTCACAACGGGGAGAAGCCGTACGTTTGCAAggagtgtgggaaagccttcagccaGAGCTTCAACCTTATTAGGCATCAGAGAATCCATACGGGAGAAAGACCTTACGAATGTCCTGAATGTGGCAAGTCCTTCAGTCAGCGGTCAGACGCTGTTAAGCACCGGAgaatccacactggagagagactGTATGAGTGCAGCgaatgtgggaaaaccttcaTTCACAGTTCCAATGTCGTTCGGCACCAGAGAATTCACCATGGAGAGAAcccctatgaatgtaaagaatgtgggaaagccttcagccaGAGCTCCAACCTCATTCAGCACCAGAGGGTGCACACCGGCGAGAAGCCCTACGCATGCCAGGAGTGCGGGCGCGCCTTCAGCCGAAGCTCCTTCCTCAGCGAGCACCGGCGcatccacactggggagaagccCTATGAGTGCAGCGAGTGTGGGCGCGCCTTCCGGGCCCTGTCCGGCTTCTTCCGGCACCAGAGGATCCACACCGGCGAGAAGCCTTTCCGCTGCATGGAGTGTGGGCGCGCCTTCCGCCTGAGCTTTCACCTGATCCAGCACCAGCGGGTTCACGGCCCCGAGTGA
- the ZNF696 gene encoding zinc finger protein 696 isoform X1 encodes MDTCTAFLAQASSGGHASSCAAEQGAESTGLAPKPVMLGEGESHGESVPGLLQGPPRALGLRDLCGIEEAGEKPGDPPRGLAVYEKAAGQNGHGSTVSGSEVTLNAGSAMDGRGSWKGRPYRCSTCDRGFKCYSDVVKHQSIHSGEKPYECSDCGKAFIHSSHVVRHQRIHNGEKPYVCKECGKAFSQSFNLIRHQRIHTGERPYECPECGKSFSQRSDAVKHRRIHTGERLYECSECGKTFIHSSNVVRHQRIHHGENPYECKECGKAFSQSSNLIQHQRVHTGEKPYACQECGRAFSRSSFLSEHRRIHTGEKPYECSECGRAFRALSGFFRHQRIHTGEKPFRCMECGRAFRLSFHLIQHQRVHGPE; translated from the exons ATGGACACATGCACAG CTTTTCTGGCACAGGCATCCAGTGGTGGCCATGCTTCCAGCTGTGCTGCTGAGCAAGGGGCTGAGAGCACAGGGTTGGCACCAAAGCCAGTGATGTTAGGAGAAGGGGAAAGCCATGGAGAGAGTGTGCCAGGACTGCTTCAGGGGCCTCCCCGGGCACTGGGGCTTCGGGACCTTTGTGGGATTGAGGAAGCTGGAGAGAAGCCCGGAGATCCCCCTCGGGGACTGGCTGTTTATGAGAAAGCTGCAGGGCAGAACGGCCACGGGAGCACTGTGTCTGGGTCCGAAGTCACCCTGAATGCAGGCtctgcaatggatgggagaggaaGCTGGAAAGGGCGGCCTTATCGATGCAGCACTTGCGACAGGGGCTTCAAATGCTATTCGGATGTGGTGAAGCATCAGAGCATTCACTCTGGGGAGAAACCCTACGAATGCAGCGactgtgggaaagcttttatcCACAGCTCACATGTCGTCAGGCACCAGCGAATTCACAACGGGGAGAAGCCGTACGTTTGCAAggagtgtgggaaagccttcagccaGAGCTTCAACCTTATTAGGCATCAGAGAATCCATACGGGAGAAAGACCTTACGAATGTCCTGAATGTGGCAAGTCCTTCAGTCAGCGGTCAGACGCTGTTAAGCACCGGAgaatccacactggagagagactGTATGAGTGCAGCgaatgtgggaaaaccttcaTTCACAGTTCCAATGTCGTTCGGCACCAGAGAATTCACCATGGAGAGAAcccctatgaatgtaaagaatgtgggaaagccttcagccaGAGCTCCAACCTCATTCAGCACCAGAGGGTGCACACCGGCGAGAAGCCCTACGCATGCCAGGAGTGCGGGCGCGCCTTCAGCCGAAGCTCCTTCCTCAGCGAGCACCGGCGcatccacactggggagaagccCTATGAGTGCAGCGAGTGTGGGCGCGCCTTCCGGGCCCTGTCCGGCTTCTTCCGGCACCAGAGGATCCACACCGGCGAGAAGCCTTTCCGCTGCATGGAGTGTGGGCGCGCCTTCCGCCTGAGCTTTCACCTGATCCAGCACCAGCGGGTTCACGGCCCCGAGTGA